A window of Rosa rugosa chromosome 7, drRosRugo1.1, whole genome shotgun sequence genomic DNA:
ACGCTCTGAACACCCTCAACCCCCACCCTCAAATCAACAACCTCCCCCTAACAGATCAAACCCATTGCCACAACTACCGCTTCTTTAAGCCATGGCCGATCCTCCCCTCCTACCTCCCTTGGTCCCTGACCCCAAACGCACTGTTCCGCTCCTGCGAGGCCTACTTCGGCAACGGCTTCACCCACCAGGTCGATCTCCTGAAGCCCACTAAAGATTCTGGCAGCTGGTTCCGGTGCACGTTCAGCGAGACCCTGAGGAGCTCAGTGTGCGAGGGAGGGAGGATCAGGATGGTGCCGAATAAGGTGAAGAAGTAGATTGGCGGCGAGGTTTTGGAGGATATGATTGGGAGAGGGGAGGAGGGGGAGTTGCCGGAGTTTCGAAATGGTGCGTTTGAGGTCGGTGTCCGAGACCAGGTCGAAGATCTAGAGGATCACCGGGTCCGGGAGCCGATTGAAGCCGTCCATTTCCAtccagagagagagatttgagcACAGAGGGTTTTAGCGAGAAATGGGAATGTCatggtttcggtggaggagaaAAAAAGGATGGAGACGAGTGGTGGCCCGTCGATTTTAGAtaagatgaatagtaaaatgatgaaaatatccttcaaaagttaacggagttaacgattttactgttgctagatacggaaattgggtcgggctcaaacattcaggtaccattttgatatttttttgaaGTATATGTATGAAAATTAATTGTCTGGAAAAAtccagacactgtttggacgattttctcATTTAAGAATATATTTGTCGATTTACCAAATGTTAAATGTTGATCATGAAGTGGTAATtgatttatattttttatatttggGAGAATAATGAGATACTTTCACTAATAATAGGGAGCTCTTTATATCAGGAGTGGGCATAAACCTAACCAGGAGAGCAAAACATGCCGAACTGGCCTGAAAATGTGGCAGCGGTTACCGAACCGGTAAAAACATTGTCAATGTGTTCAGTTTTCGAAACCGGATCGGATCGAACTGGGTTGGAACCGGGTTTGTTCGTTGGACCGACTAGAAATAACCGAACCGGCCgaatttattatatatattataatttttattagTTTTATTACTTGTTAATTTTTGAGTGGTTGAAATAAGGTTTCACATACTCTCGATCACACCCGATCATGAATTAACCCTAACCCTATGCGATCTCACTCAGCCTCTCATTCTGTCTCAAAAACATCTCTTCAaacctctctttctttctctcagcCGCCCTCACTCAAAGAACTGAATACGATCTTCAACGCCGTGCCTTACCTTCAACGTCGAGCCCCTACTACCTTCAACTCTTCAACGCTGCTATCGATCTGCAGAGCGTGAACTTCAAACCCGCCATCGATTTGCAGAGTGCGACCTTCATACCCGTCGTTTTGGCTCGCCACCAAGATGGACTCGGTAAACCTGCAGTTCTCTACTTCTTTTTAGTATGGATTGTGCTTGTAAATGTATTCTATTATGGATTGTGCTTTCTCATTGGATTTTCTCATTTTTGAATCTCTTTAATCGTTTGGTTGTTTATCAGAGACTGTTTCAATGTTTCACTCTCTCTATCTGTTCAATTTTGATGCAAATCAAATTAGGgtttggatttatgatttgggGAAATCAAATTAGGATTTCTCGTTTAGGGATTAGGATTGTTTACGGCTGTTGTTCACTTGTTTCATGCTGGTTAATGGAATATGGTTATGTGAAAATCAGTTGGTCTAACTATCTGTTGATGTGGAAATCAATTTGTCTAAAtatctgtttttattttgtagTTTGGTGAAGGGATGTCATATACTCCAACTGATTCTAGCGTCGGAACTACACCAGCTCCAACTGAAGTTGGACAACCCCTCCTGTCTCCTTCTGCCGCTGCAACACCAACTTCTGTAACAACCACTAAAGCTGAAGAGGTCGTGAAGAGGAAGAACCAGTCAGAAGCCTAGGATCATTTCACGAAGCTAAAGAATCCAGATGGTTTGAAGATGGCGAAACCGAGAGCCAAGTGCAAGTACTGCCCGTAGACCTATGCCTGCGATTCCAAAGCCAACGGGACAACATCGTTGAGGACTCACATGCAGTACCAATGCAAGAAGTGCACGGCTTACATCCcagcaaaaaaacaaaagtaccTTGCTTTTGATTTTGCTTCCTTAGGTGGTAATTTACTTGCTTTAGCTTATGATCCCATGAACTGTAGACGAGTATGTGCTAGGATGATTGTTAGGGACGAATTGCCATTTAGTCATGTAGATGGGCAAGGATTTCAGGATTTCATGAAAATTGTTCAGCCAAAATTTAGAGTCCCTAGCCGTAGGACGATCTGTAGAGATATCTGGGATCTCTACCAGTTTGAGAAGGAGAAGATAAGGGAGTTTGTAGCTAGGAATAATCTGAGGGTTTAACTTACCACTGATACCTGGACTTCGGTCCAAAATATCAATTATCTTGTACTCACTGCCCATTTCATTGATGAAACTTGGGTGCTGCACAAAAGATTATCAATTTATGTGTTATTACAAACCACGGGGGAAAGACAATAGGTAAATTGGTAGAGTCTTGCTTGATCTATTGGGGCATCGAGAGGGTTTTTAGCATTGTAGTTGATAATGCTTCAATCAAGTTGCGCTTGATTACATGATGAAGAAGATTGGGAATTGGAAGTGTTTAATGCTAGGTGGGAGTTTTCTACATGTTAGGTGCTGCTGACATGTGTTGAATCTGATTGTGAGGGATGGGATAGAGGAGCTTGATTCCTCCATTGATGCAATTAGGAATGTGTTAAGTTCATTAGAAGTTCACCTACTAGACTTGACAAGTTTAGGAAGAGAGAAGGTTGAACATAAAGGGGGTATAGTGCCGTTGGATGTTTGCACAAGGTGGAACTCCACCTATTTCATGCTGGACATTGCCGTTAAATATCGGCAGGCCTTCTCTAGGCTTGAAGACGAGGATCAGCAGTATGAGAACTACTTTCTTGAGAGGGTTGGGGGAAGCAAAAGGGTTGGGCCACCTAAGAATGAGGATCGGGAGAAAGCTGCGAGATTAGTGGAGTTCCTTAAAATCTTTTATGATGCAACCTTGCATTTTAGGGAGACTAAGGTAGTGACTTCAAACCGGCCTGTTCAATGGATTTATACCATAATTGATGAATTAGAAAAATGTGCAGCTAGTGATGATCCTTTGATGGTTAGCATAGGGTCCTCCATGAAGAAAAAATTCGAGAAGTATTGGTTGAAGTTAGAGGACATTAACACAGTTTTGCTGCTTGTTGTTGTATTGGATCCAAGATACAAATTATTGTATCTTGAATACTTTTTTCCAAAACTGCATGTGGACAGCAGCATGGTGCAATTTATGATAGATGAAGTGAAGAGGTGCCTCTTGCAGCTATACTTGGAGTATCACCAATCTGATCCCGTGGCTGCACAAGCCTCAAATGATCTAACACAGCCTCGTGTTGATCATTCAGCTTCTGAACAAAGAGATGGTGACTCACATGCTGCATCGCTAACAAGTTTATGAAGCTTAGGAAGGAGAAAGATGTGgtggagataagaaatgaagTCGACAAGTATTTGCTTAAAGCTACGGAAGACTATTCGAGCAAAAATTTTCAGCCTTTAGATTAGTGGAAGGAGAATGCAGTTAGGTATCCAATTTTGTCCAAGATTGCATAGGATGTCTTTGTTGTTCCAGCTTCGACAGTGGCTTCAGAGTCTGCATTCAGCCTAGGGAAAAGGGTTGTGGACCCATTTCAAGCATCATTAACTCCTAGTATGGTTGAGGGGCTGGTTTACCACAACGATTGGTTAAGGGGTGGAACTTTTAATGATTACAGGGAGCCTACTAAGTTGGAGCTGGAGCTTTATGGTGAGCTTGAATCAGGTAACACTTTCCTTTATTTCATTTGTTATAAAATCAGTTTGTTATTTTCTGTGTTGTTAACTTTTTCAGTGTCAAACTGATGTGAATTTATTGCTCTTTTGATTGGTAGGGAGTGTCGTAACTCAGGTGGATGTTTCTGCAGAAGAATGAGGATGGTTTAAAGCTGATAAATGCATTCTATGCTGTTTTTTTGGTCTTTGACTGTTGGCTGCAGATAtgcctttttagtttttatgttaTCATGAAATGTTTTTAATTTGGCCTTCGATCAAGAACTTTGCTATAAGTTTGAAACTCCTTTATTAGTTAAATTTGGGTCTGTAATCTTCTAATGGACTACCTATCTACTTCTGGACTTGTAGTTGTTATGAACTTTGCTCTATGGTTTATGACTAAGTTTGTTGGATGTTTCtgccttttttcctttttggacTCTTTGAAACTGTGTATTGAactgtttgaactttgaacatTTGATGGGCAGGTTCTGTTTCAATATTTTTGCTTGCTGGAAATTATTTTGGCCAATTGGGCCATAAATATTAGGTTTGCTGTAACTTAATATTTGTGTGCTAATGGATTTATGGAAAACAAATGGGCcgtaaataaatattaaaaaaaagccCAATTAAATCCGGATCCAAATAGGGCAGAACTGAAAATTCGGGTCACCCAAATATTTTGGCCCAGCCCATTTAGAAATAGTTGTCGGTCCAAATTTAGGCCCAACTGATAATTCCGGGTCAAAGTCGAGTTCCGCCCAAAACCGAGCCGGGCTGACCCGAGCCCACCCTtattttatatagaggattacatgtACAATATCTTGGAGTATAAAGAATCTTAATCAAATACGGATTTGGATATCTAGAATATTATACACATTAAAAATATAAGAAGTAATCATGTTGGGCCAGGCACACGCAAATTGAGTTTctttcaacactcccccttgtgtgcTGTCCAAATATCGGTGTTTCTTACGTTACCttattaaaaaccttgccgagtaataaaaactcAGTGCGACAAAAATAACTTCAGTCGAAtgggaaaaagagtacaacacaccctttaCATTTCaagatcaaacatgtagacatcaaaTCCTCCCTTTGATGTCGGTGTCTCCCCTGAGATCACGTGGTACCCTAAAAAGCTTTCTAGGTCCAGAGATTAATCTGTGTCGTGAGGTCATGTTAAAACGCTTTCTTTCTCCTGGCCGCTAAGAGTATATTGAGATTTAAACTTCAATCAGTGTCGGCGATATTCGAATATGGGTGTGGGTCCACACATGGAGACTCTTACCAATCCGACTACTCGTAGTGGTTAACATTTAACGCTAATCTGAAAAAAAACAATTTGAGCGAACAAGTTATTATACTATTATAATTTTAGGAATAATTTTCCAATTATTCATACACTTAATTTCTCGGTTACATGTAATTAGGCTTTTGACACGAGTCAAACAAATGAATGTGCGAAAACTTATCTTTCTGTTAGGATGTTCCAACTTAATTTGGACTTTATATTCCATATAACAACGAAAGTATAGATTTCTTTGTGTAATCTGTAACAATTAGACATAAGGGTGAGGCTATTGcaaccctaccattttcttagttcaccttacaaatatttgaattattgaaatactatattacccaagtgcaaaattactaataagtacactaattttctaaaatccaaatatgtaagaaaaaataaatatataagtaattaattaaatacaaagattacttaatttcttagtggataacattaatctttatcttctccacccaaatttgaacttattactatttttttgtctttttgttgcttcctcatcgttaattcgttattcaattcacaaaccATTAactttaacttcatcaaaatctttgcaatattctttgtgaacaccgaaagtaaaaaatttaaaacacgaagaaaaaacaatcaatctcttcttcattgatcatagttgtaaatttactaatctttttacatagattgaaatagaaaacattgaaattgaaagaaaaaattaaaaaaataggagtaaatcagattatgattttgttaggaaactttaataaattttaatttttttatgagtataaattaaatgagagatttttccgaaaaatatttattttttaatgaatatgtcatataaggatattattggaaagagaaatgggttaaatcagtaaatctaataattaaaattaaaatgttgggtgtaatgagcaagtagggtgaacaaagaaaatgatagggtggcaatagccgcacccttacTTTTGTTAATGAAATTTCCGAATAAACCACTAATATAGCTAGAAAGCAAAACCTCATATATGAAGAAGTTAGAACCCTTAACTTTataatttctaaaaaaaaaagtaggtgCGGTTCTGACTTGTGTTTGAATGAATGATATGAACCTTTactccaaaaaagaaaaaagaaaaaaaaaccttaatcTTGGACCTTATATTTTATATAACAACAAAATATAGACTTCTTAGTCTAATCTATGACAATTATATTTGATCGGCGGTTCCTACTCTTGTTAATTACTGTTCCGAATAATCTAAAATAGCTAGAGATCAAAAACTCATAACGAAGATGTAAGAATCCTTAACCTTATTATTCCTTCCAACGAAGTAAAGACTAATCCATTACACTAGCTAAATTGTCATTACCCTAGACAACTTCTTCTCGAAAGAACAACAAATTCGTTCATTGTTGAAGCATAAATTATATTGGGATAATGATGAGTGATGCAAACTTCTTGTTTTATGGGAAACTGGTTCCAGTCAAAATAGTCAAGAAGTACTATGGAGAATTTTGAATCCCCACATGCATCATGTGTTTCAGAAACACTAAAGAAAACGATACCGATCGTGATAAACGTGAGATTGATGTCACCAGTTTTGATTTCTATACACGGCTCAACTACCTGTATTATGATTGAAGTAGATAACTATTAATATAGAACATGTTCATCAATTATTTCCTCACATGAAGAGATATATTTCCTCACATGAAAAGATATATCTTACATTTCATATTGAACATTAGTTTCATTAATTTATAAACTTTAAAACACAGTGAGCACGCGCAAGCACGATAATGTTGAGAATACAATGCCAGAAAAACAATTTATAAATAGAAGAGCATGCGTTCTAGCTATCTCATCTCACGATAAGGTTATATTTATGTGGGTGCGGCAGATGAAGAACGAGAAGGATTATATAATAATTATCAACAACCTAGCTATCTCATCTGCACTAAAATATTGAGTGGACGCTCTCTCTTGTTGTTATTTGCATATGATAACAATCAGCTGCACTAATAAGAAATTCAAGAAATATAGATCGATGTATGTTTTTTCTTCCGACCTTATTTCTTGATATGATATTATATGAATCTGGTACGACCGACGAAATCATTTTGCTCTTTTTTCAAAATGTAGATATACATCTTGTAAAATAAATGTGTTTCTCGACACAAACACGAACACATATGTAAGCCAATTTAGAATTTTATACCAAATTATTCTTATCTCGtccaataagaaaaaaaaaaatataggtaAATCATAAACTTCAATGGGATTCTAGAATGCATCATTTACTATTGATAGCTCGATTCAATATGTAGTGTCCGACTTTTTCAGAAGTGGTAGGAGAGTTAAGTTCCACCATGTCTTCAACCTCCGATTTTGTCGAGGAGAACAAAATGATTCTGGACTTCTGGTGCTGCGTTAAACAAgagttgggttttttttttttttgagaatgaacaAGAGTTGGGTTTGGATTGAAATGAGCAGATAAATGCTTTAGATAGTAACTTTTGGGTtgagaaaataacaaagttaaTAACTTTTTGGACAAAATATCATTTCCGTAAATAACAAAATTGTAAAAGACGGCGAAGAAATTGTAAATTctgtttttgttgattttgttgttTCGGCTCGACATGTAATCAGCCCAAAAATATAGTTCTGTACAGAACAGAGATGAACCGCCCTAGTATGTTTAAAATTACTTGGGCTCGATCCAACATCAATACGACCCAACAGGCCCTGGACTTCAAACTTAATACATTTATGGACTCACCTTAAGAGCCCAACAAGAAACTTGGGCCACCGCCTCATCCATTTCTCGCTCCGAAAAGTCTTAACGGTTAGTCATGGCGCGCTCTGGTCCGATCCTCAACGAGTCAATCCCTTTACTCTTGGCGACCTGCGTTCAACCCAAAATGTCAGTAAGCAAGCTCAGCTTAACCAGAAGCATAGCCATGCTCTCTACAATTTCTTCTTCCCTCCTTATCCTCAATAAGCCCTTAACCCGCGCCCTCAGATTCCCCATCCCCAACCTACCCCTCGCCACAAACCCTAGGGGCCTCTCTTCTCTATCCACCGCCGCTATAAGCAACAATGCCGGCGGCGGTCGTACCGGTGCATTGTCTCCGGCGCCGGTCACGGAGGACCTGCAGAAGATCGACGTCAACCCTCCCAAGGGCACCAGGGACTTCCCGCCCGAGGACATGCGCCTCCGCAGCTGGCTCTTCTTCAATTTCAGAGAGGTTTCGCGGTTGTTTGGCTTCGAGGAGGTGGATTTTCCGGTGCTCGAGTCGGAGGCTCTGTTTGTTAGAAAAGCAGGGGAGGAGATTCGAGACCAGGTTGGTTTTCTTATATCTGAAAATTCTAATGCTTAATATCTGAAAATTTCGAGCTCTTGGTTTACTGGCATTGCCTCAGTTGGCAAAATCATATATACATTTCCTGCATTGTGCAGCTGTATTGCTTCGAAGACAGGGGAAATCGTCGCGTTGCGTTGAGGCCTGAGCTTACTCCTTCGTTGGCGAGGCTGGTGATACAGAAAGGGTACTGCTAATTCTGATTCTGCTGCTTGTTTGCTACTTAAAACACTTGgtcttttatatttattttaatttacttATGGTTTTCGTATTCAGCTAGAGGTGCCAGTATCTGATCACCATGTTTGTTTATTCTTGTCTAGAAAATCTCTATCCCTTCCATTAAAATGGTTTGCAGTGGGGCAGTGTTGGCGCTACGAGAGAATGACAAGGGGGCGGCGTAGGGAGCATTACCAGTGGAATATGGATATTATTGGTGTACCTGAGGTTACGGTAAggagcaatttttttttttttttttttgccttgcATATATGATTCTGCTGTTTTTATGCTTTGAATTGGCACTTGCATATACGATTCTGCTGTTTTTTTTATGGTTTTAATTGGCACTGCCTGGATGCTGCTTAGGATTGATTGGATTTCCCAATCTGTTACACATGATGTACATCCTATTGTTGTTTTTGATATATACTATGCTATGCATTTCCCTAACAAACTTGGATTTATTTTTTGTCTCTCCTTGTCTAGGCTGAAGCGGAACTTATTTCTGCAATTGTCACTTTCTTCAAGCGCTTAGGAATTACAGCTTCGGATGTTGGATTTAAGGTTTCTAGTCGAAAGGTGTGGATGGTTTTTCCTTGTATGAACTAAGACTATCATATTAAGATGTCTTCATGATCATTTTACTTTCCCGATATGATACATTTTTTCTTGTGAGTTctgtttggggggggggggaacagATGCATCCCTTTTTGTTTCCCAATTTTAACATAGTACAGCTTGGGGTTTTAGGAGTTACTCATGATGGTTTCCAGAAGCTGCACAACTTTACATTACTTCTCTGAAAAGATTAAAATCTCTCTATTCTTTGTTTTGTAAAAAcaagttttggttttggtttcgaGGAATTATTTAAAATGTTCTGACTATTAATGTACCTTGTTAATCTTTTGAGAGACACATGTGATCCACTTTATTACATTAGGGCTTTGAGTTTATTAATGACTTTTGGAACCAGAGAGAATCTTATTATTTCCTCACTCAACAGGTTTTACAAGAAGTATTGAGACGTTACTCCATACCGGAAGCTTTGTTTGGCAAGGTTTGCATCATCATAGACAAGGTAAACTATGCAAGTTACAAGTGATTGCAGCAGACTACGCTCTAGTCTATTTATCTACCCATTCCCCTCATGGTTGTTTGTGAGATTGCAAAGATTCTCATTCTTGGTACTCTATAGATAGAATAAATAAAGCAGCTCTTAGTAGTAAAAATGGGAAGTTACCTCTGCAGATGCAAAATGAAACCTTTCTACTTTGTTCTTCTCTGAGAAATAAATTTGATTCCTATTTTGGTTaccatttatttttttcaagaTAACTTAGATTACAGTCTTtagtttactttgtttcgatttCGTAAAAGTTCACACAGTTTCTTTCATTGATCATATGATTCCCACATGCATCGTGGTAGTATTTTGCTTACATTCCAGCATGTGCCACAATGATTTTGATCTTACAATTTCAGTTCAAATTTTTTTCCATTTGCTTGGTCATACCCATACATTGTACTAGAATGTAAATTTTTGTTGTGATTTTCTTATCATGTTATGTTGGATGATGGTAAATAGATAGAGAAGCTTCCATTGGCGGAAATCAAAAAAGAGTTAGAATCTGTTGGTGTATTGGAAGAAGCAATTGAGCAGTTATTGCAAGTTCTTTCCATAAAGTCATTGACAGAGTTGGAAGGTTGGTCTTGTTGATATTTTGATTCGAAAATAAATGTTACTGTTTTTTATTGGTGATACAAATTAACTGTCTTGCCCTTCTTGAAGATGTGAACACATATCAGATCTATACTTAGATTAGGCTGCACAA
This region includes:
- the LOC133720953 gene encoding histidine--tRNA ligase, chloroplastic/mitochondrial; this encodes MSVSKLSLTRSIAMLSTISSSLLILNKPLTRALRFPIPNLPLATNPRGLSSLSTAAISNNAGGGRTGALSPAPVTEDLQKIDVNPPKGTRDFPPEDMRLRSWLFFNFREVSRLFGFEEVDFPVLESEALFVRKAGEEIRDQLYCFEDRGNRRVALRPELTPSLARLVIQKGKSLSLPLKWFAVGQCWRYERMTRGRRREHYQWNMDIIGVPEVTAEAELISAIVTFFKRLGITASDVGFKVSSRKVLQEVLRRYSIPEALFGKVCIIIDKIEKLPLAEIKKELESVGVLEEAIEQLLQVLSIKSLTELEEILGDSGEAVADLKQLFSLVDKFGYSEWIQFDASIVRGLAYYTGIVFEGFDRGGKLRAICGGGRYDRLLSTFGGDDIPACGFGFGDAVIIELLKEKGLLPELGLQVENIVCALDPGLQGAAATVATILREKGQSVDLVLESKPLKWVFKRASRINANRLILVGDSEWQKGMVGVKILSTGEQQEIKLDELD